A portion of the Mytilus galloprovincialis chromosome 12, xbMytGall1.hap1.1, whole genome shotgun sequence genome contains these proteins:
- the LOC143055170 gene encoding uncharacterized protein LOC143055170 translates to MYKDCLDRRKTHENWILNLRYPDKASNEYLDYLDNCIDCNKEYLSWTENDSIENQLVKHLIRTVGTEIDIRNRQLLFVLHDKICNANNENVTHISSGSLAEGLNLPGSDTDIMIVDDVVNVTHIDRIMKCPVQQEVDIDTFQLPKLFVCFFLCLNKLISWVNNCYCPNYFIPEHNMFLGKINHYNNTSLISVLNSIKNRGISGLMQNLFHSYTCNISCYPPYSKHSDQSVIMLDFLFYRISDITANNTLTMSNLTKNYNVLTFIESLQNSEQSTFNIGVCKYHHATISQYAAQLLPSLKTMNTNYKIRKRYHRHLHDGIQRDAVTGWLLYASFYYVTEQYNITLRLTEYVLSKLSHDMVSKNKADYSEADIDNYRHNVHSMSLNVRMKTAVVDNILYLKHSSLIPKELELEVEDKHFEIPPIIMFHFLRFLCYHHIGDTFNRQNVLRNLRVPYYVSTDSFSNCLTLIGVCCEISDDTDAAFRYYDEALQWDDGICSSADKRKSRLLNI, encoded by the exons agTATTTGTCTTGGACTGAAAATGATTCTATAGAAAACCAATTAGTTAAACACCTTATAAGAACAGTAGGTACTGAAATAGACATACGTAATAGACAACTTCTGTTTGTCTTACATGATAAAATATGCAATGCAAATAAcgaaaatgtaacacatatatcCAGTGGGAGTTTAGCGGAAGGGCTGAATTTACCAGGAAGTGACACAGATATAATGATTGTCGATGATGTAGTAAATGTGACACATATTGACAGGATTATGAAATGTCCAGTACAAC AGGAAGTTGATATTGACACATTTCAATTACctaaattgtttgtttgtttttttctttgcctAAATAAACTGATATCATGGGTAAACAACTGTTACTGTCCAAACTATTTCATACCTGAACATAACATGTTTTTAGGAAAGATCAATCACTATAACAATACATCCCTAATCAGTGTACTGAATAGTATAAAGAATAGGGGAATCAGTGGATTGATGCAGAATTTATTTCattcttatacatgtaatataagtTGTTATCCGCCATATAGTAAACACAGTGACCAATCAGTAATAATGTTAGACTTCCTGTTTTACAGAATTTCTGATATTACGGCGAATAATACGTTAACCATGTCAAATCTTACAAAAAATTATAATGTTCTAACATTTATTGAATCTTTACAAAATTCTGAACAGTCTACATTTAATATCGGTGTTTGTAAGTATCATCATGCTACCATCAGTCAATATGCTGCACAATTATTACCATCACTAAAAACAATGAATACAAATTATAAGATACGCAAACGTTATCATAGACATTTACATGACGGTATACAGAGGGATGCTGTCACAGGTTGGTTGTTATACGCGTCGTTTTATTATGTCACAGAACAATACAATATAACACTTAGACTTACGGAGTATGTGCTATCAAAATTGTCACACGACATGGTATCGAAAAACAAAGCCGACTACAGTGAAGCAGATATAGATAATTACAGACATAATGTACATTCAATGTCACTTAATGTCAGGATGAAAACAGCTGTTGTAGATAATATATTGTACTTAAAGCACTCATCATTAATCCCAAAAGAACTAGAGCTGGAGGTAGAAGACAAGCACTTTGAAATACCACCTATTATAATGTTTCACTTTCTCAGATTTCTATGCTATCATCATATTGGTGATACTTTCAACAGACAAAATGTATTACGTAATTTACGTGTACCATATTATGTGTCAACTGATTCATTTTCTAATTGTTTAACACTAATTGGAGTATGTTGTGAGATATCCGATGATACAGACGCAGCTTTTCGTTATTATGATGAAGCCTTGCAATGGGATGATGGTATATGCAGTTCAGCAGACAAAAGGAAATCAAGACTTTTAAACATCTAA